The Burkholderia pyrrocinia genome has a segment encoding these proteins:
- a CDS encoding ABC transporter ATP-binding protein, producing the protein MQSIPSSAAARQTQPATAARTQNDAFVRIENVVKKFGDSTAVDNVNLTIAKNELFALLGSSGCGKSTLLRMLAGLETATSGKIFVDGEDLASLPPYRRPVNMMFQSYALFPHMTVESNVAFGLKQEGTPKNEIKERVADALALVQMSKYAKRKPHQLSGGQQQRVALARSLVKRPKLLLLDEPMSALDKKIRQKTQLELVNIIEKVDVTCVMVTHDQEEAMTMASRLAVMSEGKIVQIGSPGEVYEYPNSRFSAEFIGSTNLFEGRVVEDEPDHIFVESDDLEARMYVSHGVTGPLGMPVGISVRPERVHVSHDKPGSKHNWARGVVTDIAYMGSYSLYHVRLPSGKTVVSNLSSSHLMTDSAPSWNDDVFVSWSPASGVVLTQ; encoded by the coding sequence ATGCAATCGATACCCTCTTCCGCTGCTGCACGACAGACCCAACCGGCCACCGCGGCCCGTACGCAAAACGACGCGTTCGTGCGCATCGAAAACGTCGTGAAGAAATTCGGCGACAGCACGGCCGTCGACAACGTGAACCTGACGATCGCGAAAAACGAGTTGTTCGCGCTGCTCGGCAGCTCGGGCTGCGGCAAGTCGACGTTGCTGCGCATGCTCGCCGGGCTGGAAACGGCGACCTCCGGCAAGATCTTCGTCGACGGCGAAGACCTCGCGTCGCTGCCGCCGTACCGCCGACCGGTGAACATGATGTTCCAGTCGTACGCGCTGTTCCCGCACATGACGGTCGAATCGAACGTCGCGTTCGGCCTGAAGCAGGAAGGCACACCGAAGAACGAGATCAAGGAACGCGTGGCCGATGCGCTCGCACTCGTGCAGATGAGCAAGTACGCGAAGCGCAAGCCGCATCAGCTCTCCGGCGGCCAGCAGCAGCGCGTCGCGCTGGCGCGCTCGCTGGTCAAGCGCCCGAAGCTGCTGCTGCTCGACGAGCCGATGTCCGCGCTCGACAAGAAGATCCGCCAGAAGACCCAGCTCGAACTCGTGAACATCATCGAGAAGGTCGACGTGACCTGCGTGATGGTCACGCACGACCAGGAAGAGGCGATGACGATGGCGAGCCGCCTCGCGGTGATGAGCGAAGGCAAGATCGTGCAGATCGGCTCGCCCGGCGAAGTCTACGAATACCCGAACAGCCGTTTCTCGGCCGAATTCATCGGCTCGACCAACCTGTTCGAAGGGCGTGTCGTCGAAGATGAGCCCGACCATATCTTCGTCGAAAGCGACGACCTCGAAGCGCGCATGTACGTGAGCCACGGCGTGACGGGCCCGCTCGGGATGCCGGTCGGCATCTCGGTGCGCCCGGAACGCGTGCACGTGTCGCATGACAAGCCGGGTTCGAAACACAACTGGGCGCGCGGTGTCGTCACCGATATCGCGTACATGGGCAGCTACTCGCTGTATCACGTGCGTTTGCCGAGCGGCAAGACGGTCGTGTCGAACCTGTCGAGCTCGCACCTGATGACCGACAGTGCGCCTTCCTGGAACGACGACGTGTTCGTGTCGTGGTCGCCGGCCAGCGGCGTCGTGCTGACGCAATGA